In the Brettanomyces nanus chromosome 1, complete sequence genome, AAACAGCCCATCCCTAGATTCGATGCGCGTACACCATACAAATTTAGCGAAGCTCACTAAGCTCAATTacctatatatatatatcttgATAGATCTGATCTCTATGGATATTTGTAGAAAATTTCACATAATAGCATAGTAACAGCACAGAATACACGTCTGTGTATTATTTAATCCTCCATCTCAGATGGCTTCAACAAGCCACCAACCATCCTagccttttccttttcttccaaagccttCTGCttaagctcttcttctttttcatcgGCAAACAAGTAATCGGTGGGATCTCCTCCCACCTCCTTCGTCTGAACAAGGAAATCTCTCAAAACACCTCGGAATTTGGCCTTATTGTTGTAACTGCTGAAcaaaacttgaagaaagttgGCAACCTGTTCCTTTCGTAACTGTGGAAATGCCTGCATAAGCATGTTACCAAGGTACTCTTTCAAGTATACGTGATTCGCGGTACCTTTAGGTGCTGAGCCTTCGGGATAGATTGAATCGGCAATCTTATTTTCACACACCAATTCGATCATTTTGGATAGCAGTTGTGCTTGCAAACGGAATCCAGCTTTATGATCAGAGTCTGTAAGAACGTAGAAAATATCCGAGatgatagagaaaaagtAGTTTCTGTAGAATCCAAGCGCAAACGCATTGGAAGGTCCAAGCTGCTCAATGTTATCAAGCAACTCCACACAGAGAGTAAGACCTGTGTTCTCCACTTCCCTGTTATTGTGCTTAAGGGCCCACAAGATGGCATCCACAAACGATTGGAATGACTCTGGAGGGAATTGAAGCAATGCTTCAAATCCTTGCAAATCGATCTCCCGTAACAATTTGTAAAATTCGACTCTGTGCTCTGGGTATTCTGTGAAATCCTTATTGATCATGTCCAAAGTAGTTGCGAAAACGGCGCCAAGAATTTCAACGGTCTCAGAGGGGATGCGACGACCAATCTTAGCCACAAGAGTAGATAGACAATTTAGCACCTCCGCATCACGTGCATCTGGTACACTCTCCTTGTAATCCTGAAGTACAGTACTCAACAGGTTCGGCACAAGATCGGTAACAATCTGCTGTTCATCAGTGGCTTTGGAAATGTATATTTCAAGAAGAGTAAGaatttctttcttgataGTTCTCCAGCCGCGAACTTTAGGTGTCTTTGTAGCGACAGGACCATCTGTTGCCACTGCGGATGAAATGAGACTACTGACGGCCCCGTATAGAGACAGCATGTCGTTGAAGATACCGGCAAGTTGTGGCAAAAATCCAGGACCCAACGGAGTGCAAACAGCCACGTTAGTCTTCAAGATGTTGGCGATGATTTTAACAATATCCGGGTTGGAAAGCAAATTTGGATCTTCGCCAGCTTGACGAACCACTGTATGCCAAGCAACGTTTGGCAGATGCATTAAGTTAGCTAGTAGTCTAGCACGCGGAACCTGAGTATTCTGTGCAGACACAATGATACCACAGGCTTTGTAGAAAGAATGAACCTGCTGAGGTTGCAAATCCGCCGTTGTCTCCTGAATGTTACGAATAATCTCATCAATGAAAGGCTCAGTTTCTCCAGGCTGCTGTATGACAAAATGGCGACGACATTTGTTGGAGATCTTGATGAATGTATCGCAGGCCATATCTTGGACACCTTCGTGAGTCTCGTGCATGAACTCAAACAACTTATTCACAACAGTCTTAAGGAACTTCCAATGGGCTTTTAGAAAGCGAGGATATTGTCCCACAATATACATAATATTGGAGGCAACAACAGCCTTGTTACTCTTACCACGTTTCATTTCGGTAAGGGCTAGAAGATCTTTGATAACGGTAACAAGAAaccttttttctctttcttcatccatgGAACCAGAAATTGAACCTATAGCCCAGCATAGAGTATTGATATTATGCCAGGACCACTCAGAACCATCGATTTGTGCATTCAGTTTGGCAGAGAGGATATTCTCGGTATCCTTCACATCTAAGTGGGTCAAATAGACAAGCACCTGTCTCATAGCCTTGTAAAGCTGGATGGTGTCACTCTCTTTAACAAATTCTCTGACAATTTCACCCTCATCGTTTTCCACAATAAGAACCTCTTCAGGCCTGGCCATGTTTTCAATGACTACAAGTCTTAACTTGGAGAGAATATCCTGATATAAGTTTCTCCTTAATTCACGACCTTCAAAAATAGAAGGATCAGGAGCACCCACACGAGGATTGTACTGTAACTGTTGTAGGGGACTTTGGGCCAGTTGACGAGGTAGATCCCGGATCTCATCATAAAGACCAGCGACAAGTTGAGACCAATAATCAAGACAGGTCTTGAACAATTCACGTTCTTCAATACGGGACAAACCGATAAGATATGTGTGG is a window encoding:
- the CRM1 gene encoding Karyopherin transporter (BUSCO:EOG093407XD), with protein sequence MESILDFSKDLDIRLLDQIVETFYRGSGEEQKQAQEILTKFQNHPESWTRADQILQFATDTETKYIGLSILDNLIKTRWKALPDPQRQGIRNFVASMIIAMCEDDAQFEAQSALINKCDLTLVQILKQDWPQNWPNFIPELVQSSRAGYNVCENNMRILRLLSEEIFDYSADQMTQAKATALKTRLCDEFGEIFKLCFEILDKATRPSVILATLNALQKYMPWIPLGFVFETELLDLIAGKFLPEDGFRRAAIKCLTEVSQLVAPQYNQRFVQMFGLALQAINKAIPSGSDLRAIYRRAGTSEQQFLQDLAVFLVTFLGNHLQPLETPAVLRELLLGAHTYLIGLSRIEERELFKTCLDYWSQLVAGLYDEIRDLPRQLAQSPLQQLQYNPRVGAPDPSIFEGRELRRNLYQDILSKLRLVVIENMARPEEVLIVENDEGEIVREFVKESDTIQLYKAMRQVLVYLTHLDVKDTENILSAKLNAQIDGSEWSWHNINTLCWAIGSISGSMDEEREKRFLVTVIKDLLALTEMKRGKSNKAVVASNIMYIVGQYPRFLKAHWKFLKTVVNKLFEFMHETHEGVQDMACDTFIKISNKCRRHFVIQQPGETEPFIDEIIRNIQETTADLQPQQVHSFYKACGIIVSAQNTQVPRARLLANLMHLPNVAWHTVVRQAGEDPNLLSNPDIVKIIANILKTNVAVCTPLGPGFLPQLAGIFNDMLSLYGAVSSLISSAVATDGPVATKTPKVRGWRTIKKEILTLLEIYISKATDEQQIVTDLVPNLLSTVLQDYKESVPDARDAEVLNCLSTLVAKIGRRIPSETVEILGAVFATTLDMINKDFTEYPEHRVEFYKLLREIDLQGFEALLQFPPESFQSFVDAILWALKHNNREVENTGLTLCVELLDNIEQLGPSNAFALGFYRNYFFSIISDIFYVLTDSDHKAGFRLQAQLLSKMIELVCENKIADSIYPEGSAPKGTANHVYLKEYLGNMLMQAFPQLRKEQVANFLQVLFSSYNNKAKFRGVLRDFLVQTKEVGGDPTDYLFADEKEEELKQKALEEKEKARMVGGLLKPSEMED